In Corvus moneduloides isolate bCorMon1 chromosome 6, bCorMon1.pri, whole genome shotgun sequence, the sequence CAAATGAAGGATTGCAGAAAAGATACAATGTGGGAATGGGTTTGGTGTAATCAAATGTCTAAGAGCTGCAGTGGCAGTTTTTGGAATTGTGAAAAAGTGGAACTGTACTTCCTTGAACAATCTGCAAGGTGATGAGGGTACAgtctgctgtggctgctgggcttCTTGTAAAGGCAAAAGTGCAGCATGAGTCTCTAATTCTGCCTCTGCATGTCCTGCGATGCAGGGAGAGCATCCACTCCCACCATGGTCTGGGATCCTTGCAAAGAAGGAACTGTAGTATAGGGGTCCAGTCCTGCTTTTTGGATAAACTGTGAGAAAGTGAGGGcatctgctttctttcctgtcGGTGCCTTTCTCTCTAGGAAGAGACCCATATTGTCTCTGTATGGGAGTGTGATGGATCTGCTGAAGAGAGGCTCCTCAATCCCCAGCAACTCTCGCACGTGTCGTGAAATTTCCTGAAATATAAGACAAAACACcagaaattctcatttctcaaaccaagacaacagGGCAACAGCTAAAACCATCCATTCCATGTTAtagcaacaggaaaaagaagtgatATTCTGAATTTTGGTACAGTTTCATGCTTGAAGTTGCAACACATGGGGGATCTGAACCCAAAAGCCCCATGTGACATTGTAAAAGCAGCGCAGATCACTTTCTCTCCAGATTTACTATCAGGGATGACATCACATC encodes:
- the SAMD15 gene encoding sterile alpha motif domain-containing protein 15 isoform X2; the encoded protein is MVAKECFRANGITGRRLILANCSNLPAMGVTDFGHMQEISRHVRELLGIEEPLFSRSITLPYRDNMGLFLERKAPTGKKADALTFSQFIQKAGLDPYTTVPSLQGSQTMVGVDALPASQDMQRQN